The Chryseobacterium indicum genome includes a window with the following:
- a CDS encoding D-2-hydroxyacid dehydrogenase has translation MKVLANDGISKTGEQALKDAGIEVLDNRVAQDHVINFINENNVDVLLVRSATKVRQDLIDACPSLKIIGRGGIGMDNIDVEYAIDKGIYIINTPTASSKSVAELVFAHFFSLARFLHESNRLMPLEGETHFNAMKKSFSKAYELSGKTLGVIGFGSIGQEVAKMGISLGMKVKVLTRKPKTKVLSLEFFDGQSVNFEITSTNDMDEFLKDADFISLNTPKTNEYIIDTPQFEKMKDGVYIVNTARGGVMNEVSLIDFIESGKVAGAALDVFEKEPTPEVLLLMNPSLSLSPHVGGNTVDAQEKIGLELAEQIIKIKETIN, from the coding sequence ATGAAAGTTTTAGCCAACGACGGAATTTCGAAAACAGGAGAACAGGCACTTAAAGATGCCGGAATAGAAGTTCTGGACAACAGAGTTGCACAGGATCACGTCATTAATTTCATCAACGAGAATAACGTGGATGTTCTTTTGGTAAGAAGCGCTACCAAAGTAAGACAGGATCTCATTGATGCCTGTCCAAGTCTTAAAATTATCGGAAGAGGCGGAATCGGGATGGATAATATCGACGTAGAATACGCTATTGACAAAGGAATCTACATCATCAATACGCCGACTGCATCCTCTAAATCGGTTGCAGAATTGGTGTTTGCACATTTCTTTTCACTGGCAAGATTTCTTCATGAATCCAACAGGCTAATGCCTTTGGAAGGAGAAACCCACTTCAACGCGATGAAAAAATCCTTCTCGAAAGCATACGAACTTTCAGGAAAAACATTGGGTGTTATCGGCTTTGGAAGTATCGGGCAGGAAGTTGCAAAAATGGGAATCTCTCTGGGAATGAAAGTGAAAGTGCTTACCAGAAAACCTAAAACCAAAGTCCTTTCGCTGGAATTTTTCGACGGACAGTCTGTTAATTTCGAAATTACTTCCACCAATGATATGGATGAATTCTTAAAAGATGCAGATTTCATCAGTCTCAATACGCCGAAAACAAACGAATATATCATAGACACGCCACAGTTTGAAAAAATGAAAGACGGAGTCTACATTGTAAATACTGCAAGAGGAGGTGTAATGAATGAAGTTTCCCTGATAGACTTCATCGAATCCGGAAAAGTTGCCGGAGCCGCACTGGATGTTTTTGAAAAAGAACCCACTCCGGAAGTGCTTTTGCTGATGAATCCTTCGCTTTCCCTTTCTCCGCACGTAGGCGGAAATACCGTGGATGCACAGGAAAAAATCGGACTCGAGCTTGCAGAACAGATTATTAAGATTAAAGAAACTATAAACTAA
- a CDS encoding M20/M25/M40 family metallo-hydrolase has translation MKKIFIIIPLFLGGFLFSQKKPLKKPVKKTAVGEKFNYHDEFKKISDEIMTNGTAYENLGQLTKGIGPRFSATPGYMRAVDWAEKKLKEIGIDMIWRMEAKAPVWIRGKESLQIKTTNGDWKNIRMLSFGNSEGTGGKDLTGEIVLINSASDLNAMSVGQLKDKIVFVNLPMDPKIINTSDSYLITAKSKLISASVIAKTGAKALIIRSLTTASDDTPHAKMVYYEPDDKIRIPALSIGVKSADELEKLLKSQKVTAKLNMTAQSKGDTTNPNIIAEIQGKKDSKVIVLGAQLDSWDFGEGAIDDGTGVAQCIEVLRTFKALGLENNHTIRVVFYANSENGGQGREMYAAYVKKKDEKHIFALGTDAGGYSPRGFSLDMSPQRRKQIFEWKNYFLPYGVYDFDQTEAIQDISPLKKMDIPLAELVVDTQRYFDYHHSEQDTFDKVNKRELLLGAVAMTQMIFMIDKNW, from the coding sequence ATGAAAAAAATATTCATTATCATTCCACTCTTTTTGGGTGGATTTTTATTTTCTCAAAAAAAACCTCTGAAAAAACCGGTTAAGAAAACTGCTGTCGGCGAAAAATTCAATTACCACGATGAATTTAAAAAGATTTCCGACGAAATCATGACCAACGGAACGGCGTATGAAAATCTGGGACAGCTTACCAAAGGCATCGGTCCGCGTTTCAGCGCAACGCCGGGTTACATGAGAGCGGTAGACTGGGCAGAAAAAAAGCTTAAAGAAATCGGGATCGATATGATCTGGAGAATGGAAGCCAAAGCTCCGGTCTGGATCAGAGGAAAAGAATCTTTACAGATAAAAACCACTAACGGAGACTGGAAAAACATCAGAATGCTTTCTTTCGGAAATTCTGAAGGAACGGGCGGAAAAGATCTTACAGGAGAAATTGTCTTAATCAATTCCGCTTCAGACCTTAATGCCATGTCTGTCGGACAGCTCAAAGATAAAATCGTTTTTGTAAATCTTCCGATGGATCCGAAGATCATCAATACCAGCGATTCTTATTTAATCACTGCAAAATCCAAACTTATTTCCGCTTCCGTCATTGCTAAAACGGGAGCAAAAGCATTAATTATAAGATCATTAACAACGGCTTCAGACGATACGCCACACGCAAAAATGGTGTATTACGAACCGGATGATAAAATAAGAATTCCGGCTTTGTCCATTGGAGTAAAATCGGCTGATGAACTGGAAAAACTGTTAAAAAGCCAGAAAGTTACCGCTAAACTGAATATGACCGCCCAATCCAAAGGCGACACCACCAATCCGAATATTATTGCTGAAATTCAGGGTAAAAAAGATTCTAAGGTAATTGTTTTGGGTGCGCAGCTCGATTCGTGGGATTTCGGAGAAGGAGCAATTGATGACGGAACCGGAGTTGCCCAGTGTATTGAAGTTTTAAGAACATTCAAAGCTTTAGGTCTTGAAAATAACCATACGATACGCGTTGTTTTCTATGCAAACAGTGAAAATGGCGGACAGGGGCGCGAAATGTATGCAGCGTACGTGAAGAAGAAAGATGAAAAGCACATTTTTGCACTGGGAACCGATGCAGGAGGCTATTCTCCGAGAGGATTTTCTTTAGATATGTCTCCGCAGAGAAGAAAACAGATCTTCGAATGGAAAAATTATTTCCTTCCTTACGGCGTTTACGATTTTGACCAGACAGAAGCCATTCAGGATATTTCTCCTTTAAAGAAAATGGATATTCCTTTGGCTGAGCTTGTGGTAGATACGCAAAGATATTTCGATTATCATCATTCCGAACAGGATACTTTTGATAAGGTGAACAAAAGAGAGCTTCTTCTCGGTGCGGTGGCAATGACGCAAATGATTTTTATGATTGATAAAAACTGGTAA
- a CDS encoding DUF1015 domain-containing protein, which yields MPIFKPFRGIRPHKDYESTFPTHPLDNFTQEEIAEKAQVEDTYINMIKPYVVSKSKDIDRNLRKIRSTFEELMEEKKLVQDNSAYYLYEQIYPNKQVFRGLLGLASIEDFWNGKIKRHESTIPQKKEKLAHYLEKVNLQAEPVLLTYPANSKIELLMNHEEKNVPIFNHVDTKGIRHKIWRIDNRLKLQQFKEVIDQIDSFYIADGHHRIGSTALNAKHQKEKNKRHNGTEHYNFVYSFIVSNQSIKIHDYNRILTDLNGLSNEEFLKELEKYFLIHEKGETAYFPSQKFHISMYMDGKFYSLHVKHDLRSQEMSLDNLDHHLLDKYIFKDILKIEDPDSSEKISYVKGTSSIEGINQLKEKVDNGEGKAGFGIYPVSFNDMIKISDLKLSMPPKCTFIEPKLVTALLMYDMKP from the coding sequence ATGCCTATTTTTAAACCTTTTCGTGGAATAAGACCTCATAAAGACTATGAGAGCACCTTCCCTACTCATCCTCTGGACAATTTTACGCAGGAAGAGATCGCGGAAAAAGCTCAGGTGGAAGACACTTACATCAACATGATAAAGCCTTATGTCGTAAGTAAATCCAAAGATATCGACAGGAATTTAAGGAAGATCCGGTCGACTTTTGAAGAATTGATGGAAGAGAAAAAACTCGTTCAGGACAATTCTGCCTACTATCTTTATGAACAGATTTATCCCAACAAACAGGTTTTCAGAGGGCTTCTCGGTTTAGCGAGTATCGAAGATTTCTGGAACGGAAAAATCAAGAGACACGAAAGTACCATTCCCCAGAAAAAAGAAAAACTGGCTCATTATCTTGAAAAAGTGAATCTTCAGGCAGAACCTGTACTTCTTACCTATCCTGCAAATTCGAAAATCGAATTGCTGATGAACCATGAGGAGAAAAACGTTCCGATCTTCAATCATGTGGATACCAAAGGAATCCGTCATAAAATCTGGAGAATCGATAACCGTTTAAAATTGCAGCAGTTTAAGGAAGTGATCGATCAGATCGATTCTTTTTACATTGCAGACGGACACCACAGAATTGGTTCCACTGCACTGAACGCCAAACATCAGAAAGAAAAAAACAAAAGACATAACGGAACGGAACATTACAATTTCGTGTACAGCTTTATCGTTTCCAACCAGTCGATAAAAATCCACGATTACAACAGAATATTAACCGATCTTAACGGTCTTTCGAACGAAGAATTTTTAAAGGAACTGGAAAAATATTTCCTGATCCACGAAAAAGGAGAAACGGCATATTTTCCTTCCCAGAAATTCCACATTTCGATGTATATGGACGGTAAATTTTATTCGCTTCACGTAAAGCACGACCTCCGTTCTCAGGAAATGTCTCTGGATAATCTGGATCATCATCTTTTAGACAAATACATTTTTAAAGATATTTTAAAAATTGAAGATCCGGACAGCTCGGAGAAAATTTCTTACGTAAAAGGAACATCAAGCATTGAAGGAATCAACCAGCTTAAAGAAAAAGTAGACAACGGAGAAGGAAAAGCAGGATTCGGGATCTACCCTGTAAGTTTTAATGATATGATTAAAATTTCAGACCTGAAACTCAGCATGCCTCCGAAATGTACATTCATTGAGCCTAAATTGGTTACCGCGTTATTAATGTACGATATGAAACCTTAA